The following coding sequences lie in one Primulina huaijiensis isolate GDHJ02 chromosome 2, ASM1229523v2, whole genome shotgun sequence genomic window:
- the LOC140966830 gene encoding probable BOI-related E3 ubiquitin-protein ligase 3 isoform X2: protein MAVEARHLNLFRPPVLGNQGLMVNGDERNGSSAFGAQMAYGVVAPLSGITTATDAALPIYCSTLADTFPVKTAAMKSENWLGSGVAPVSRKRARESVNPILSSYPNVAQNQSANNRCSSFNFLGEDITLQIHQQRMEMDRLISQHAEKVRMEMEERQRRFSRRMAAAVKENILTTVKEKEDQLEKIGKLNWALEERVKSLSMENQIWRDLAHTNEAKANALRSDLEQVLAQVQDEQQHPVDAADDAESCCNSNFEELDGDKHLRSDRICRSCGKEESCVLLLPCRHLCLCTQCGSSLHACPVCNSGRTASLHINLS from the exons ATGGCAGTTGAAGCCCGGCATCTCAATCTGTTTCGTCCACCGGTTCTTGGCAATCA AGGGCTGATGGTGAACGGCGACGAAAGAAATGGGAGCAGCGCGTTTGGAGCTCAGATGGCGTACGGAGTTGTGGCTCCGTTATCTGGGATCACAACGGCGACGGATGCTGCTTTACCTATTTACTGCTCAACGTTAGCGGATACTTTTCCTGTCAAAACCGCGGCAATGAAATCAGAGAACTGGCTCGGCTCCGGCGTGGCTCCTGTTTCGAGGAAGCGTGCACGGGAATCGGTCAATCCGATACTTTCGTCGTATCCAAACGTTGCGCAGAACCAGAGTGCGAATAATCGTTGcagttctttcaattttttaggAGAAGACATCACGCTTCAGATCCACCAGCAACGAATGGAAATGGATCGACTCATATCCCAACAT GCGGAGAAAGTGAGGATGGAAATGGAAGAAAGACAGAGAAGATTCTCCCGGCGAATGGCGGCAGCAGTGAAAGAAAACATATTAACGACagtgaaagaaaaagaagatcaaCTCGAAAAGATTGGAAAGCTGAACTGGGCACTGGAGGAGAGAGTGAAATCGCTATCGATGGAAAACCAAATCTGGAGGGATTTGGCACACACCAATGAAGCCAAGGCCAACGCCCTTAGATCCGATCTTGAACAAGTCCTGGCCCAAGTCCAAGACGAACAACAGCACCCCGTCGACGCGGCGGACGATGCCGAATCTTGCTGCAACAGCAACTTCGAGGAGTTGGACGGGGACAAACACCTGAGAAGCGATAGGATCTGCAGGAGCTGTGGGAAAGAGGAATCGTGCGTGCTGCTTTTGCCGTGCAGGCATCTGTGCCTCTGTACTCAGTGTGGGTCATCTCTTCATGCTTGCCCCGTTTGTAACTCCGGCAGAACGGCCAGTCTTCACATTAATCTTTCCTGA
- the LOC140966830 gene encoding probable BOI-related E3 ubiquitin-protein ligase 3 isoform X1 — translation MAVEARHLNLFRPPVLGNQYVQGLMVNGDERNGSSAFGAQMAYGVVAPLSGITTATDAALPIYCSTLADTFPVKTAAMKSENWLGSGVAPVSRKRARESVNPILSSYPNVAQNQSANNRCSSFNFLGEDITLQIHQQRMEMDRLISQHAEKVRMEMEERQRRFSRRMAAAVKENILTTVKEKEDQLEKIGKLNWALEERVKSLSMENQIWRDLAHTNEAKANALRSDLEQVLAQVQDEQQHPVDAADDAESCCNSNFEELDGDKHLRSDRICRSCGKEESCVLLLPCRHLCLCTQCGSSLHACPVCNSGRTASLHINLS, via the exons ATGGCAGTTGAAGCCCGGCATCTCAATCTGTTTCGTCCACCGGTTCTTGGCAATCAGTACGTTCA AGGGCTGATGGTGAACGGCGACGAAAGAAATGGGAGCAGCGCGTTTGGAGCTCAGATGGCGTACGGAGTTGTGGCTCCGTTATCTGGGATCACAACGGCGACGGATGCTGCTTTACCTATTTACTGCTCAACGTTAGCGGATACTTTTCCTGTCAAAACCGCGGCAATGAAATCAGAGAACTGGCTCGGCTCCGGCGTGGCTCCTGTTTCGAGGAAGCGTGCACGGGAATCGGTCAATCCGATACTTTCGTCGTATCCAAACGTTGCGCAGAACCAGAGTGCGAATAATCGTTGcagttctttcaattttttaggAGAAGACATCACGCTTCAGATCCACCAGCAACGAATGGAAATGGATCGACTCATATCCCAACAT GCGGAGAAAGTGAGGATGGAAATGGAAGAAAGACAGAGAAGATTCTCCCGGCGAATGGCGGCAGCAGTGAAAGAAAACATATTAACGACagtgaaagaaaaagaagatcaaCTCGAAAAGATTGGAAAGCTGAACTGGGCACTGGAGGAGAGAGTGAAATCGCTATCGATGGAAAACCAAATCTGGAGGGATTTGGCACACACCAATGAAGCCAAGGCCAACGCCCTTAGATCCGATCTTGAACAAGTCCTGGCCCAAGTCCAAGACGAACAACAGCACCCCGTCGACGCGGCGGACGATGCCGAATCTTGCTGCAACAGCAACTTCGAGGAGTTGGACGGGGACAAACACCTGAGAAGCGATAGGATCTGCAGGAGCTGTGGGAAAGAGGAATCGTGCGTGCTGCTTTTGCCGTGCAGGCATCTGTGCCTCTGTACTCAGTGTGGGTCATCTCTTCATGCTTGCCCCGTTTGTAACTCCGGCAGAACGGCCAGTCTTCACATTAATCTTTCCTGA